In Oscillatoria sp. FACHB-1407, a single window of DNA contains:
- a CDS encoding four-helix bundle copper-binding protein, with the protein MPHQNYQSIVDAATHCAYECEHCADACLGSMAECARLCRDCAEICWTAAAFMSRGSRFIPQVVRSCIEICEACAKECEKHDNEHCQSCAKACRRAAEEYRKVVSVAGVA; encoded by the coding sequence ATGCCTCACCAAAACTATCAATCCATTGTAGATGCAGCAACTCACTGCGCTTATGAGTGTGAACACTGTGCAGATGCGTGTTTGGGCAGTATGGCAGAATGTGCCCGTCTTTGCCGTGACTGTGCCGAAATTTGCTGGACTGCTGCTGCGTTTATGAGCCGTGGCTCACGCTTTATTCCCCAAGTTGTGCGCTCTTGCATTGAGATCTGCGAGGCTTGCGCGAAAGAGTGTGAAAAACATGACAATGAACACTGCCAAAGCTGTGCTAAGGCTTGCCGACGTGCCGCAGAAGAGTATCGCAAAGTGGTCAGTGTTGCAGGTGTTGCTTAA